The proteins below come from a single Pandoraea apista genomic window:
- a CDS encoding cold-shock protein translates to MSTGIVKWFNDSKGFGFIKPDDGGDDLFAHFSEIQPQGRTEFRSLQENQHVSFDVTRGPKGLQASNIKPT, encoded by the coding sequence ATGAGTACCGGGATTGTTAAGTGGTTCAACGATAGCAAGGGTTTTGGCTTCATCAAGCCGGATGACGGTGGCGACGATCTGTTCGCACATTTTTCGGAGATTCAGCCGCAAGGGCGTACTGAATTCCGGAGCCTTCAAGAAAATCAGCACGTCTCATTTGACGTCACGCGCGGCCCGAAGGGCTTGCAGGCTTCGAACATCAAGCCAACCTAA